In one Agathobacter rectalis ATCC 33656 genomic region, the following are encoded:
- the rsmA gene encoding 16S rRNA (adenine(1518)-N(6)/adenine(1519)-N(6))-dimethyltransferase RsmA gives MAYLGNPKNTIEVLQKYNFNFQKKFGQNFLIDTGILEEIIDSAGITKDDMILEIGPGIGTMTQYLCESARQVIAVEIDTNLIPILKDTLSEYDNVKVINDDILKVDINALAEEYNNGKPIKVVANLPYYITTPIIMGLFESHVPIDSITIMVQKEVADRMQAAPGKKDYGALSLAVQYYSHPEIVVNVPPSCFMPQPKVGSSVISLKRYEKPVVDVEDEKLMFKIIRASFNQRRKTLANGLNNFGGMGLTKEQIQQSIEALGVPVNVRGEALSLAQFAQLSNIIGAAK, from the coding sequence ATGGCATATTTGGGAAATCCTAAGAACACAATCGAGGTTCTGCAGAAATACAATTTCAATTTTCAAAAGAAATTCGGACAGAACTTCCTTATTGATACAGGCATTTTGGAGGAAATCATAGACTCGGCCGGCATCACAAAGGACGATATGATACTTGAGATAGGCCCGGGAATAGGTACGATGACACAGTATCTGTGTGAGTCGGCGCGCCAGGTAATAGCAGTCGAGATAGATACAAATCTGATACCTATACTTAAGGATACTCTGAGTGAATATGATAATGTAAAGGTCATAAATGATGATATATTAAAGGTAGACATAAATGCTCTGGCAGAAGAATATAATAATGGTAAGCCGATAAAGGTTGTTGCAAACCTGCCATATTACATAACGACACCTATTATTATGGGGCTGTTCGAGAGTCATGTGCCGATAGACAGTATTACAATTATGGTGCAGAAGGAGGTCGCAGACCGTATGCAGGCAGCTCCCGGCAAGAAGGATTACGGAGCTCTGTCACTTGCTGTGCAGTATTATTCGCACCCTGAGATAGTGGTAAATGTGCCGCCAAGCTGTTTCATGCCACAGCCAAAGGTAGGAAGCTCTGTTATATCGCTCAAGCGATACGAAAAGCCGGTGGTTGACGTAGAGGATGAAAAGCTGATGTTCAAAATCATCAGGGCATCCTTCAACCAGCGCAGGAAAACTCTTGCAAACGGGCTCAACAATTTCGGTGGTATGGGACTGACCAAGGAGCAGATACAGCAGAGCATAGAGGCTCTCGGAGTCCCTGTAAATGTGCGTGGTGAGGCTCTAAGTCTTGCACAGTTTGCACAATTATCAAATATAATTGGTGCCGCAAAATAG
- a CDS encoding M23 family metallopeptidase, with protein sequence MKKQQIAAAACLVAGAIGFAAVYSTQKPGKDEIPTEISQTSSIVEPTEKKTPQKTTEKVDSEKKMGQEESAAGQQENQQPTEKQLHFVPENVTNWPVKGDVLLPFSMDKTVYFPTLDQYQYNRGMVIRANEGDAVCSVTEGRIIDIYDSAETGCTVVQDLGDGYTATYGQLANLTCSEGDVLEAGETLGTVGKVTRYYTVEGTNVYFAMEQDGKPVNPMDYFGDI encoded by the coding sequence ATGAAAAAACAACAAATTGCAGCAGCGGCATGTCTCGTGGCTGGAGCCATAGGATTTGCAGCGGTATATTCAACACAGAAACCCGGGAAAGACGAGATACCAACAGAAATTTCACAGACTTCGTCTATAGTTGAGCCTACAGAGAAAAAGACACCACAGAAAACTACAGAAAAAGTAGACTCAGAGAAAAAAATGGGACAGGAAGAATCAGCTGCAGGGCAGCAGGAAAATCAGCAGCCCACGGAAAAACAACTGCATTTTGTCCCGGAAAATGTGACAAACTGGCCTGTAAAGGGAGATGTGCTTTTGCCGTTTTCCATGGACAAGACGGTTTATTTCCCGACACTCGACCAGTATCAGTATAATCGTGGCATGGTAATACGTGCAAACGAAGGAGATGCGGTATGCTCAGTTACCGAGGGCAGGATTATAGACATATATGACAGCGCAGAGACAGGCTGCACAGTAGTGCAGGATTTAGGAGACGGCTATACGGCTACTTACGGACAGCTTGCAAATCTAACCTGCAGTGAAGGCGATGTGCTTGAGGCAGGAGAAACACTTGGAACAGTTGGAAAGGTGACCAGATACTATACTGTTGAGGGCACCAATGTGTATTTTGCTATGGAACAGGATGGAAAACCGGTCAATCCTATGGACTATTTCGGAGATATATAG
- a CDS encoding GGDEF domain-containing protein, with the protein MEFNEYNESVKNWTNGILDNYRKDAELTIRYCHELIDYGEKTADSKLLGFGYYHLAMILYCLNDYDNIFDIVVRAIDHLEKAQSWSMLARACNILGIITSGRGNQPVAYDYYLDGLMYCKKYGLLEEQSIINVNCGALNIKVGRYKEAMEYFQKAMEYIASAPDEPSYHTRMISLYENMINCKVLESDFTGIDEILEIVEREHLPYADAIDRLGMLISRTFYMHKSGQIEKRDECIRRIDGVITQDMLFMDLIEDFFVYLEVLFESEKIDEFWHLMELMEPMINNLKVTSMQMRLLGLKIRFYRKHHMGAEYLQAAGLYYELSERKELEAKAMIKEVIELRANFEKVNRAKKKIEKENKLLAAQSETDPLTGMANRRKLNIQADEMFSHAHKCGHNFAIEILDVDYFKEYNDNYGHQEGDRCLIAIADCISKVAGVHGGFCARYGGDEFVVIYENISKEDAKEYVEELRRKVMELTLPHRFSKMLPIVTITQGMYCDVPKEENRVWDFLHVADEILYSVKTDNRGSCRVVDRAEFMLMSGYGTTIQGQA; encoded by the coding sequence GTGGAGTTTAATGAATACAATGAGAGTGTGAAAAACTGGACAAATGGCATTCTTGACAATTACAGAAAGGATGCCGAGCTCACAATCAGATATTGCCATGAGCTGATAGATTACGGAGAAAAGACAGCAGATTCAAAGCTCCTGGGCTTCGGATACTATCATCTTGCCATGATACTTTATTGCCTGAATGACTACGATAACATTTTTGATATCGTGGTCAGGGCGATAGATCATCTGGAGAAGGCGCAGAGCTGGAGCATGCTGGCGCGCGCATGCAATATACTTGGTATCATCACGTCAGGCAGAGGCAATCAGCCGGTAGCATATGACTATTATCTGGATGGACTGATGTACTGCAAGAAGTATGGCCTGTTGGAAGAACAGAGCATTATAAATGTCAATTGCGGAGCTTTAAATATCAAAGTGGGCAGATATAAGGAGGCCATGGAATATTTTCAAAAAGCCATGGAATACATAGCTTCCGCACCGGATGAACCTTCATATCACACCAGGATGATATCTCTTTATGAGAATATGATAAACTGCAAGGTACTGGAGAGTGACTTTACCGGAATAGATGAGATTCTTGAGATTGTGGAGAGGGAGCATCTGCCGTATGCAGATGCAATCGACAGGCTTGGAATGCTTATCAGCAGAACCTTTTACATGCATAAAAGCGGACAGATTGAAAAACGTGACGAGTGTATCAGGCGCATTGATGGTGTAATCACGCAGGATATGCTTTTTATGGATCTGATAGAGGATTTCTTTGTGTATCTCGAGGTGCTTTTCGAGAGTGAAAAGATTGATGAATTCTGGCATCTGATGGAGCTTATGGAGCCGATGATAAACAATCTTAAGGTCACAAGCATGCAGATGAGACTTTTAGGTCTTAAAATCAGATTTTACAGAAAGCACCATATGGGTGCAGAGTATCTGCAGGCGGCAGGGCTGTACTATGAGCTTTCCGAGCGCAAGGAGCTTGAGGCCAAGGCTATGATAAAAGAGGTCATAGAGCTTAGGGCGAATTTCGAGAAGGTAAATCGTGCCAAGAAAAAAATTGAGAAGGAGAATAAGCTTCTTGCGGCGCAGTCTGAGACAGATCCGCTTACAGGCATGGCAAACAGGCGAAAGCTTAATATACAGGCGGATGAGATGTTTTCGCATGCTCATAAATGTGGTCACAATTTTGCTATTGAGATACTGGATGTGGATTATTTCAAGGAGTACAATGATAATTACGGGCATCAGGAGGGGGACAGATGTCTGATTGCGATTGCGGACTGTATAAGCAAAGTTGCGGGAGTACATGGAGGTTTTTGTGCCAGATACGGCGGGGACGAGTTTGTAGTCATATACGAGAATATATCAAAGGAAGATGCTAAAGAATATGTGGAGGAGCTTCGCCGCAAGGTTATGGAGCTGACTCTGCCACACCGGTTTTCAAAGATGCTGCCTATTGTCACAATCACACAGGGCATGTATTGCGATGTACCAAAAGAAGAAAACAGAGTGTGGGATTTTTTACATGTGGCAGATGAGATACTATACAGCGTAAAGACAGACAACCGTGGCAGCTGCAGAGTGGTCGACAGAGCAGAGTTTATGCTTATGTCAGGCTATGGCACTACGATTCAGGGGCAGGCCTGA
- a CDS encoding GIY-YIG nuclease family protein produces MDKADMDENYTYIVRCADGTLYTGWTNDLKKRIKAHNSGKGAKYTKTRRPVELVYFEHFATKEEAMSREYHIKQLKRAQKQALIDEMNKNNKSIFTQNG; encoded by the coding sequence ATGGACAAAGCAGATATGGATGAAAATTATACATATATTGTAAGGTGTGCTGACGGCACACTTTATACCGGTTGGACAAATGACCTGAAAAAGCGCATAAAAGCGCATAACTCCGGGAAAGGTGCCAAATATACAAAGACACGCAGACCTGTGGAGCTGGTCTATTTCGAGCACTTTGCCACGAAAGAGGAGGCAATGAGCAGGGAGTATCATATAAAACAGCTCAAGCGCGCACAAAAGCAGGCTCTGATAGATGAAATGAATAAAAATAACAAAAGTATTTTTACACAAAACGGATAG
- a CDS encoding ABC transporter substrate-binding protein, whose protein sequence is MKKKLVTVLLASSMVATMLAGCGSGSGDGTEKGSSAKGGDGSVYMLNFKPETDQAWQDLAEKYTDETGVQVTVVTAADGQYKTTLKSELAKKEAPTIFNIGSTSDCAEYDKYIYDLKDSEIYKHLTDKSLALEYNGKIASVANCYECYGIIYNKAILEKYCSNYSGAVIKSVDDIKDLDTLEKVATDINEHVDDINKACDLHLTEAFASAGLDSGSNWRFTGHLAGLALYYEFKDAGCDLTAGQKEVTGKYMDNFKRVWDMYTNTSAADKATLDSGSLNAESELGMEEAVFYQNGDWEYANFADDNENGYTVKQSDLSMMPIYFGVDDANEGLAVGTENHWTVNAKADQKDIDATLEFLNWVITSDDGRDAIVNKMGLSAPFDTFTGDYESKNAFANVASELAKEGKTSVAWSFNATPSVDDWRADFLAPLTEYTERNGSWDDVAKAFSEKWAYYWDLQNEQ, encoded by the coding sequence ATGAAAAAGAAATTAGTAACAGTATTACTCGCTTCTTCAATGGTAGCAACAATGCTTGCCGGATGTGGATCAGGAAGCGGAGACGGAACAGAGAAAGGCTCATCTGCAAAGGGCGGCGATGGCTCAGTTTACATGTTAAACTTCAAGCCGGAGACAGATCAGGCATGGCAGGATCTTGCAGAGAAGTACACAGATGAGACAGGCGTACAGGTTACAGTAGTAACAGCAGCTGATGGACAGTACAAGACAACACTTAAGTCTGAGCTTGCTAAGAAGGAGGCTCCTACAATCTTCAATATCGGAAGCACATCAGACTGCGCAGAGTATGACAAATACATATATGACTTAAAGGACAGCGAGATTTACAAGCACCTTACAGATAAGTCACTTGCACTTGAGTACAATGGCAAGATTGCATCAGTAGCTAACTGCTATGAGTGCTACGGAATCATCTACAACAAGGCAATTCTTGAGAAATACTGCAGCAACTACTCTGGAGCAGTTATCAAGTCAGTAGATGATATCAAGGATCTTGATACATTAGAGAAGGTTGCAACTGATATCAACGAGCATGTAGATGACATCAACAAAGCTTGTGACTTACATCTTACAGAGGCATTTGCTTCAGCAGGACTTGACAGCGGATCTAACTGGAGATTCACAGGACATCTCGCAGGTCTCGCACTCTACTATGAGTTCAAGGATGCAGGATGTGATCTCACAGCAGGACAGAAGGAAGTTACAGGTAAGTACATGGACAACTTCAAGAGAGTTTGGGATATGTACACAAATACATCAGCAGCAGACAAGGCTACACTTGATTCAGGAAGCTTAAATGCTGAGTCAGAGCTTGGTATGGAAGAGGCTGTATTCTACCAGAATGGTGACTGGGAGTATGCTAACTTCGCAGATGACAACGAGAACGGATACACAGTTAAGCAGTCTGACCTTTCAATGATGCCTATCTACTTCGGTGTAGATGACGCGAACGAGGGACTTGCAGTTGGTACAGAGAACCACTGGACAGTAAACGCTAAGGCAGATCAGAAGGATATTGATGCAACACTTGAATTCCTCAACTGGGTAATCACAAGTGATGACGGACGTGATGCAATCGTTAATAAAATGGGTCTTTCAGCTCCATTCGATACATTCACAGGCGACTATGAGTCAAAGAACGCTTTTGCTAATGTAGCATCAGAACTTGCAAAGGAAGGCAAGACATCAGTAGCATGGTCATTCAACGCAACACCTTCAGTAGATGACTGGAGAGCTGATTTCCTTGCTCCACTCACAGAGTACACAGAGCGTAATGGTTCATGGGATGACGTTGCAAAGGCATTCTCAGAGAAATGGGCTTATTACTGGGATCTTCAGAACGAGCAGTAA
- a CDS encoding carbohydrate ABC transporter permease, whose amino-acid sequence MEKSIRKKFWIFALPTMAAFTIGFIVPFVYGIFLSFCKFSTVTDWKWVGFKNYTRIFVVNGSVDTTFIHSIWYTALFTVVSVLIINIVSFAIAMALTKGIRGTNLFRTVFFLPNLIGGIVLSYVWLMIFNSILQNYSKTIVSSEWSAFWGLIAVVCWQQIGYMMIIYIAGIQNIPGELIEAAKIDGANRWQLLKSVILPMLMPTITICTFLTLTNGFKLFDQNLALTGGNPGKMSELLALNIYNTMYGTTGWQGVGQAKAVIFFIIVAIIALAQNKITTSKEVQD is encoded by the coding sequence ATGGAAAAGTCGATTAGAAAAAAATTTTGGATCTTCGCTTTACCGACAATGGCAGCATTTACAATAGGATTTATTGTACCGTTCGTATATGGTATCTTCCTTTCATTTTGTAAATTCTCCACTGTTACAGACTGGAAATGGGTGGGATTTAAAAATTACACAAGGATTTTTGTTGTAAACGGCAGTGTGGATACAACCTTTATTCATTCAATCTGGTACACAGCACTATTTACAGTAGTTTCGGTACTGATTATCAATATCGTATCATTTGCAATAGCAATGGCGCTTACAAAAGGAATCAGAGGAACAAATCTTTTCCGTACAGTATTCTTCCTTCCAAACCTGATCGGTGGAATCGTACTCTCATATGTATGGTTGATGATTTTTAACTCTATCCTGCAGAACTATTCAAAGACAATCGTAAGCTCAGAGTGGTCAGCATTCTGGGGACTTATCGCAGTAGTATGCTGGCAGCAGATTGGATATATGATGATTATCTACATCGCAGGTATTCAGAATATACCGGGTGAGCTTATTGAGGCAGCAAAGATTGATGGAGCCAACAGATGGCAGCTCTTAAAGAGCGTTATTCTTCCAATGCTTATGCCGACAATCACAATCTGTACATTCCTGACACTGACAAACGGCTTCAAGCTGTTCGACCAGAACTTAGCTCTTACAGGCGGTAATCCGGGAAAGATGTCAGAGCTGCTTGCCTTAAATATCTACAACACCATGTATGGAACAACAGGATGGCAGGGCGTAGGCCAGGCAAAGGCTGTTATATTCTTTATAATTGTTGCAATTATCGCACTTGCACAGAATAAGATTACTACAAGCAAGGAGGTACAGGACTAA
- a CDS encoding carbohydrate ABC transporter permease yields the protein MAKQKKTQEVSAVRQAKHGWIITLLFTVLSVLWISPIFMVLLNSFKRKAYIFKHPFGISTVSITEGFEAFKDGMSRLFCSTLNYKNGLRMTHFWDCFGNSLFITVGSVVLIVLCCSMCAWYIVRVKTKGTKLMYTLCLFSMIVPFQMVMFTLSKFANMLHLSNPLGIIIVYLGFGAGLAVFMFTGFVKSISLEIEEAAMIDGCTPLQMYFRVVFPILRPTAVTVAILEAMWVWNDYLLPSLVLNINQYKTIPIAIQYLKQSHGMIDWGAMMAMLVLAILPIVIFYIVCQKYIIEGVLAGAVKG from the coding sequence ATGGCAAAACAGAAAAAAACGCAGGAAGTCAGTGCCGTAAGACAGGCCAAGCACGGTTGGATAATCACATTATTATTCACTGTTTTATCAGTACTTTGGATTTCACCAATCTTTATGGTGTTACTCAATTCATTTAAGAGAAAAGCCTACATATTCAAGCATCCGTTTGGAATCAGCACAGTATCTATCACTGAGGGCTTTGAAGCCTTCAAGGATGGTATGTCAAGGCTTTTCTGTAGCACATTAAACTACAAGAATGGTCTCAGAATGACACATTTCTGGGACTGCTTTGGAAATTCACTTTTCATCACAGTCGGCTCAGTAGTACTTATTGTACTCTGCTGCTCAATGTGTGCATGGTACATAGTTCGTGTAAAGACTAAGGGCACAAAGCTTATGTATACACTTTGCCTTTTCTCTATGATTGTACCATTCCAGATGGTAATGTTTACATTATCAAAATTTGCAAATATGCTTCATTTATCAAATCCACTCGGTATCATCATTGTATATCTTGGCTTTGGAGCAGGACTTGCTGTGTTTATGTTTACAGGATTTGTAAAGAGTATCTCATTAGAGATCGAAGAGGCAGCTATGATTGATGGCTGTACACCATTACAGATGTATTTCAGGGTTGTATTTCCAATACTTCGTCCTACAGCGGTAACAGTAGCGATACTTGAGGCAATGTGGGTATGGAATGATTACCTTCTTCCATCACTGGTTTTAAACATCAACCAGTACAAAACCATACCAATTGCTATTCAGTACTTAAAGCAGAGCCACGGTATGATTGACTGGGGTGCAATGATGGCCATGCTCGTGCTTGCGATTCTGCCAATTGTTATCTTCTATATTGTATGTCAGAAGTACATTATAGAGGGTGTGCTCGCAGGAGCTGTAAAGGGTTAA
- a CDS encoding LacI family DNA-binding transcriptional regulator — MTIVDIAKESGYSVTTVSRVLNNRQDVSPAAKETIMKIVEAHNFVPNTNAKRLKQTISRNIYLLVKGTSNMLFANVVEEIQSIIDRTDYSLSITYLDEDSNLSSVTDRICRERKPLGIIFLGGSREDFSEDTSSFKVPCVIVTTSAENWSMEELSSVSIDDEKAGETIVDYLIEHGHTKIAEIGANLELSQTARLRHNGYLNSLKKHGITPDERYYERARFSYDSAYRAMKKLLEKDIEITAVYAISDVMAIGALRAILDKGLRVPEDISITGFDGSTLAEYYNPKIVSIRQPHKDMAARSVELLFNMIDLHKGSCHEIIPFELTEGESVARID; from the coding sequence ATGACAATTGTAGATATAGCAAAAGAATCGGGATACTCAGTAACAACTGTATCCCGAGTTTTAAATAACAGGCAGGATGTTTCTCCTGCAGCAAAAGAAACCATAATGAAAATAGTTGAGGCACACAACTTTGTGCCAAATACCAATGCAAAGAGGCTCAAGCAGACCATTTCCAGAAATATTTATCTGTTGGTAAAGGGTACCTCTAATATGCTGTTTGCAAACGTAGTCGAGGAAATCCAGTCGATAATAGACAGAACAGACTACTCTTTGAGCATCACATATCTGGATGAGGACAGTAATCTAAGCAGTGTGACAGACCGCATATGCAGGGAGCGAAAGCCGCTTGGCATCATATTCCTCGGAGGCAGCAGGGAGGATTTCTCGGAGGATACATCTTCGTTTAAGGTGCCGTGTGTTATCGTGACCACATCGGCAGAAAACTGGAGCATGGAGGAGCTGTCATCTGTTTCCATTGATGATGAGAAGGCAGGGGAAACAATCGTCGACTATCTCATCGAGCATGGACATACAAAGATAGCAGAGATTGGAGCCAATCTGGAGCTTTCACAGACAGCTCGTCTGCGACATAACGGATATCTCAACAGCTTAAAAAAGCATGGAATCACACCTGATGAGCGTTACTATGAGAGAGCGCGATTCTCATATGACAGCGCATATCGTGCGATGAAAAAGCTTTTGGAAAAGGATATAGAAATCACCGCAGTCTATGCGATTTCCGATGTCATGGCAATCGGTGCCTTAAGGGCAATACTTGATAAGGGACTCAGGGTGCCGGAAGATATATCTATCACAGGCTTTGATGGTTCGACACTTGCAGAGTACTACAATCCCAAGATTGTATCTATCAGACAGCCGCACAAGGATATGGCGGCACGCAGCGTGGAGCTTCTTTTTAACATGATAGATTTGCATAAAGGCTCATGTCATGAGATAATACCATTTGAGCTGACAGAGGGCGAGAGTGTTGCTAGAATTGATTAA
- a CDS encoding AI-2E family transporter, giving the protein MEVNNKMKHTIKVAWAKGFSQFLALAGAILLVFVLFKFDAIMAQIVRIINILMPIIMGIVLAYLINPMVEFYDRKLSNSLGKAIEKKCGKRPSMRGLSILISLAIIIAIIVVLIMMVVPQLVSNITNAVSLLPDQIQDLVKKITELAKNNDRAKEIITELYNNGISYFTEWVKDNMLGQVTFVINGIMGIFGTAVNCLVAFIVAIYVLLSKDTFKRQTKKLVSAFLPERHIQVLSSILKESDKIFGGFISGKIIDSLIIGAICFVCCLILRMPYVALISVIVGVTNVIPFFGPYIGAIPSTILIMLDSPSKGVIFLLFIIILQQVDGNIIGPKILGESTGLSPFWVVFAIFLGNGLFGVMGLFIGVPTWGVVYYLIKRYVNYRVRKKE; this is encoded by the coding sequence ATGGAAGTGAATAATAAGATGAAGCACACCATAAAGGTCGCATGGGCCAAAGGGTTTTCACAGTTTTTAGCACTAGCAGGAGCAATCCTGCTAGTGTTTGTGCTATTTAAATTCGATGCAATAATGGCACAGATAGTGAGAATAATAAACATACTTATGCCAATCATCATGGGGATTGTGCTGGCGTATCTCATAAATCCGATGGTAGAGTTTTATGACAGAAAGCTAAGCAATTCGCTTGGCAAAGCCATAGAAAAGAAGTGTGGAAAGAGACCTTCTATGAGAGGGTTGTCAATACTTATAAGTCTGGCCATAATAATAGCCATTATTGTAGTGCTCATCATGATGGTGGTGCCACAGCTTGTAAGCAATATCACAAATGCGGTCAGTCTTTTACCGGATCAGATACAGGACCTTGTGAAAAAAATCACGGAGCTTGCCAAAAACAATGACAGGGCAAAGGAAATAATCACTGAGCTATACAATAACGGCATAAGCTATTTTACTGAATGGGTAAAGGACAATATGCTCGGACAGGTTACCTTTGTGATAAACGGTATTATGGGAATCTTTGGCACAGCGGTAAACTGTCTTGTTGCATTCATCGTTGCCATCTATGTCCTTCTTAGCAAGGATACCTTCAAACGCCAGACTAAAAAGCTCGTGAGCGCATTTCTGCCGGAGCGCCATATACAGGTGCTTTCAAGCATCTTAAAGGAGAGCGACAAGATATTCGGTGGCTTTATCAGTGGCAAAATCATTGATTCACTCATAATCGGAGCTATCTGTTTCGTGTGCTGCCTGATACTGCGAATGCCGTATGTAGCACTCATCAGCGTGATAGTCGGAGTGACCAATGTCATACCGTTCTTTGGACCGTACATTGGAGCCATACCAAGCACCATACTCATCATGCTCGACAGCCCGTCAAAGGGTGTGATATTTTTGCTGTTTATCATTATCTTACAGCAGGTGGACGGCAATATTATCGGACCAAAGATACTCGGTGAGTCCACAGGACTCTCACCTTTCTGGGTGGTATTTGCAATCTTCCTTGGAAATGGATTATTTGGAGTAATGGGGCTGTTCATCGGAGTACCGACATGGGGTGTCGTGTACTACCTGATAAAGAGATATGTGAATTATCGTGTGAGGAAGAAAGAATAA
- a CDS encoding MATE family efflux transporter, which produces MKTDMTKGNPMKIILLFSIPVLMGNLFQQFYNMVDTIIVGQYLGSKALAAVGSTGCIMFLVLGFANGIAQGFGVMASHAFGAKKEKLLKHYVALAIILTVIVSVVLTIPTVLASRQLLIWLNTPDDILVMADAYIKVIFAGIFCTMSYNVASGLLRSIGDSKTPLYFLIFSSVLNIVLDIFFIVVVKAGTAGAAYATVISQGIAAVLSFIVMFKKYDLLRTSREDYYMDWSGIWRMLSIGLQMALNYSITAIGTMIFQAAVNVFGSQVVAAYTAASKVSNIATQTMPTLGTAAATYCGQNLGAGRYDRIFKGMKSCFFICIGCAVLAAAINCFVGPYMIGWFITSPTATDIDCAMKYLKIASVFMLPLAWIFAYRNGLQGLNKGLVPMLSGAMELVSRWIAILALSKPFGYGGVCFADPAAWLTTGILLIVTYYVWEMRMRKKIQIK; this is translated from the coding sequence ATGAAGACAGACATGACTAAAGGCAATCCAATGAAAATTATACTGCTGTTCTCGATTCCTGTTCTGATGGGAAATCTGTTTCAGCAGTTCTATAATATGGTGGACACGATTATCGTGGGGCAGTATCTGGGCTCAAAGGCGCTTGCGGCGGTTGGTTCGACAGGCTGTATTATGTTTCTGGTGCTTGGCTTTGCAAATGGAATAGCACAGGGCTTTGGAGTTATGGCAAGCCATGCGTTTGGTGCGAAAAAAGAGAAGCTTTTGAAGCATTATGTGGCTTTAGCTATCATTCTTACTGTGATTGTTTCAGTGGTGCTCACGATTCCGACAGTGCTTGCGTCGAGGCAGCTTCTTATCTGGCTCAATACACCTGATGATATACTTGTCATGGCTGATGCGTACATAAAGGTCATTTTTGCGGGAATTTTCTGCACCATGTCCTACAATGTGGCTTCCGGTCTTTTGCGAAGTATCGGAGACAGCAAGACTCCGCTGTACTTTTTGATTTTTTCATCTGTATTGAATATTGTGCTGGATATATTCTTTATCGTGGTGGTGAAGGCAGGCACAGCAGGAGCTGCTTATGCGACAGTTATCTCGCAGGGAATTGCTGCAGTTTTGTCATTTATCGTGATGTTTAAGAAGTATGATTTGCTGCGCACCAGCCGTGAGGATTATTACATGGACTGGAGCGGAATCTGGCGCATGCTCTCAATCGGTCTGCAGATGGCACTCAACTATTCAATCACTGCTATCGGAACGATGATCTTCCAGGCTGCGGTCAATGTGTTCGGTTCGCAGGTGGTAGCTGCGTATACCGCCGCATCCAAGGTCAGCAATATCGCGACACAGACCATGCCTACACTTGGAACAGCCGCTGCGACTTACTGCGGACAAAATCTTGGAGCAGGAAGATACGACAGGATATTTAAGGGTATGAAGTCATGCTTTTTCATATGTATAGGCTGCGCAGTTTTAGCGGCAGCAATTAACTGCTTTGTCGGACCGTACATGATAGGCTGGTTTATCACATCGCCTACGGCAACTGACATTGACTGTGCTATGAAATATCTGAAAATCGCGAGTGTCTTCATGCTTCCTCTTGCATGGATTTTTGCATACAGAAACGGTCTGCAGGGACTTAACAAGGGTCTTGTGCCTATGCTTAGCGGTGCGATGGAGCTTGTGTCGAGATGGATTGCAATACTTGCCCTGTCAAAGCCATTTGGTTACGGCGGTGTGTGCTTTGCAGATCCGGCAGCCTGGCTTACAACAGGAATACTACTTATTGTGACCTACTATGTGTGGGAGATGCGCATGAGAAAGAAGATACAGATAAAATAG